The following coding sequences are from one Alphaproteobacteria bacterium 33-17 window:
- a CDS encoding peptide chain release factor 1, producing the protein MSFQDNLYKIIEKHKTIGEKINNPDSLDRSEFVAFSKEYSELTQMVEGINSYLNAQKEVDDLKAMLLDSSIDSDMKAMATEELMELEKAMPEMERQVKLALLPKDKDDEKNAILEVRAGTGGDEAALFAATLFRMYQRYAESKGWKFEVMDISDTGIGGYKEASASISGAGVFARLKFESGVHRVQRVPETESSGRVHTSAATVAVLPEAEEIDVHIEEKDLRIDVFRASGPGGQSVNTTDSAVRIVHLPTGITVQQQDEKSQHKNKAKALKILRAKLYEVQREAQAAEIAAKRKGQVGSGDRSERIRTYNFPQGRVTDHRINLTLYKIHEVVNEGDMDEIIEALIAEDEAQRLTMSEE; encoded by the coding sequence TTGAGCTTTCAAGATAACTTATACAAAATTATAGAAAAACATAAAACTATCGGGGAAAAAATTAATAACCCTGATTCTCTGGATAGGAGCGAATTTGTAGCATTTTCTAAAGAATATTCAGAACTTACTCAAATGGTTGAAGGCATTAACAGCTATTTAAATGCTCAAAAAGAAGTGGATGACCTTAAAGCTATGCTCTTAGATAGCTCTATTGATAGCGATATGAAAGCAATGGCAACTGAAGAGCTAATGGAGCTTGAAAAAGCAATGCCTGAAATGGAAAGGCAAGTTAAGCTTGCGCTTCTGCCAAAAGATAAAGACGATGAGAAAAACGCTATCTTAGAGGTTCGTGCAGGTACTGGTGGCGATGAAGCTGCACTTTTTGCCGCAACACTTTTTAGAATGTACCAAAGATATGCAGAAAGCAAAGGCTGGAAATTTGAGGTAATGGATATTTCTGATACTGGTATTGGTGGTTATAAAGAAGCTTCTGCATCTATTAGCGGGGCAGGTGTATTTGCCAGGCTTAAGTTTGAATCAGGTGTTCATAGAGTTCAAAGGGTTCCAGAAACTGAGTCAAGCGGTAGGGTTCATACTTCTGCGGCTACTGTTGCGGTTCTTCCAGAAGCTGAGGAAATTGACGTACATATTGAAGAGAAAGATCTTAGAATTGACGTTTTCCGTGCAAGTGGACCTGGTGGTCAGTCTGTAAACACTACAGATAGTGCTGTGCGCATAGTGCATCTTCCTACAGGAATTACAGTGCAGCAGCAGGACGAAAAATCTCAGCATAAAAACAAGGCAAAAGCGCTTAAAATTCTTCGTGCTAAATTATATGAAGTTCAAAGAGAAGCGCAAGCTGCTGAAATTGCTGCAAAACGTAAAGGTCAGGTAGGTAGTGGTGATAGATCTGAAAGAATCAGAACTTATAACTTCCCGCAGGGAAGAGTAACCGATCACCGTATCAACCTAACACTTTATAAGATTCATGAAGTTGTAAATGAAGGTGATATGGATGAAATCATTGAGGCATTAATTGCTGAAGACGAAGCTCAAAGACTTACAATGAGCGAAGAATAA
- a CDS encoding protein-(glutamine-N5) methyltransferase, release factor-specific, giving the protein MQSLTVKQAISEAKEMGKNSQFLGMLEIYILLGHVLNKPKSFLQLNNDLIVSENDYQNFIELCNLRLKGKPVAKIIGQKDFWKDRFYTNEYTLDPRPDSETLIEEVLKNYKNADEKLEIIDLGTGTGCLALSLVREYKNAHATLVDKSVDALKVAKKNAISLGLEGNTSFVESNWLDNVSGNFDIIISNPPYIPNLDIDKLDIQVNFDPEGALFGGSDGLSCYREIASSLKKVCKQTSLIFFEIGENQETDIANIMQNNGFVLHNMAKDLAGIIRVCVFKLP; this is encoded by the coding sequence ATGCAAAGTCTTACTGTAAAACAGGCAATTTCAGAAGCTAAAGAAATGGGAAAAAATTCCCAGTTTCTCGGTATGCTTGAAATTTATATATTACTTGGGCATGTGCTTAATAAGCCTAAATCTTTTTTGCAGCTTAATAATGATTTGATTGTTTCTGAAAATGACTATCAAAATTTTATCGAGTTATGTAATTTAAGACTTAAAGGTAAGCCTGTAGCCAAAATAATAGGACAAAAGGATTTTTGGAAAGATAGGTTTTATACAAATGAATATACTTTAGATCCAAGACCTGATAGCGAAACCTTAATTGAAGAGGTTTTGAAAAATTATAAAAATGCTGATGAAAAGTTAGAAATAATAGACTTAGGCACAGGAACAGGTTGTTTGGCTTTAAGTTTAGTAAGAGAGTACAAAAATGCTCACGCAACTTTAGTTGATAAATCTGTAGATGCATTGAAAGTTGCGAAAAAAAATGCGATATCGCTTGGTTTAGAAGGCAATACTAGTTTTGTAGAGTCAAATTGGTTAGATAATGTATCTGGAAATTTTGATATAATTATATCAAATCCACCATATATACCAAACCTAGATATTGACAAACTGGATATTCAGGTTAACTTTGATCCTGAAGGTGCGCTCTTTGGAGGGTCAGATGGACTTAGCTGCTATCGAGAAATAGCAAGTAGCCTTAAAAAAGTTTGTAAACAAACGAGTCTTATTTTTTTTGAAATTGGAGAAAATCAGGAAACTGATATAGCAAATATTATGCAGAATAATGGTTTTGTTCTACATAATATGGCAAAAGATTTAGCTGGAATAATAAGGGTCTGTGTATTTAAATTACCCTAA
- a CDS encoding fumarate hydratase, class II, with protein sequence MAVRSESDSFGNIDVDSSKYWGAQTQRSLQNFKIGNRKMPIEVIHAIAIVKKAASIVNKEIAGLDPQVSDHIVKAADEVISGKLDEHFPLVVYQTGSGTQTNMNVNEVISNRAIEMMGGEMGSKKPVHPNDHVNMGQSSNDTFPTAMHIAVMLAINNKLIPALNYIKSALEAKQKEFASIIKIGRTHMQDATPVTLGQEFSAFVTQIAYGIDRINATLPRLCLIAQGGTAVGTGLNSKPGFAEKLANEVSNITKLKFISAPNKFEALGSNDAMVEVSGALNTIAVSLMKIANDIRLLGSGPRSGIGELLLPENEPGSSIMPGKVNPTQCEAMTMVACQVMGNHVAVTVGGSNGHLQLNVYKPVIVSNVLESINLIADSCHSFVDNCVNGIEANHARLKQLMEQSLMLVTALNPHIGYDNAAKIAKKAHKEGTSLKEAALSLGLLTDDQYNAWVKPEDMV encoded by the coding sequence ATGGCAGTAAGATCTGAGTCTGATTCTTTTGGAAATATTGATGTTGATTCCTCAAAATATTGGGGAGCGCAGACACAAAGATCGCTGCAAAACTTTAAAATCGGCAATCGTAAAATGCCAATTGAAGTTATTCATGCCATCGCTATCGTTAAAAAAGCAGCTTCTATTGTAAATAAGGAAATAGCAGGACTAGATCCGCAAGTATCTGATCATATTGTAAAAGCAGCAGATGAAGTTATAAGCGGCAAGCTAGATGAACATTTTCCATTAGTTGTATATCAGACTGGGTCTGGTACTCAAACCAACATGAACGTAAATGAAGTTATTTCAAACCGTGCAATAGAAATGATGGGCGGCGAGATGGGTTCAAAAAAACCAGTTCACCCAAATGACCATGTTAACATGGGGCAGTCTTCAAACGATACCTTCCCAACTGCTATGCATATTGCTGTTATGCTAGCTATAAATAATAAGCTTATTCCTGCGCTGAATTATATAAAATCAGCACTTGAGGCTAAGCAAAAAGAGTTTGCTTCTATTATTAAAATAGGCAGAACACATATGCAGGATGCAACGCCTGTTACCCTTGGGCAGGAGTTTTCTGCATTCGTAACCCAGATTGCATATGGAATTGATAGGATTAATGCAACACTTCCAAGGCTTTGTCTAATTGCGCAGGGCGGTACAGCAGTAGGAACAGGGCTTAATAGTAAGCCAGGTTTTGCTGAAAAACTTGCAAATGAAGTATCAAATATTACAAAACTAAAGTTTATATCAGCGCCTAATAAATTTGAGGCTTTGGGTTCTAACGATGCGATGGTGGAAGTATCAGGTGCGCTTAATACCATTGCAGTAAGCCTTATGAAAATTGCTAACGATATCAGGCTTTTAGGGTCGGGTCCACGTTCAGGAATAGGTGAACTATTGTTACCAGAAAATGAACCAGGGTCATCCATTATGCCAGGGAAAGTAAACCCTACTCAGTGTGAGGCTATGACAATGGTAGCATGTCAAGTTATGGGTAACCACGTAGCTGTAACAGTTGGCGGATCAAATGGTCATTTACAGCTTAACGTATATAAGCCTGTAATTGTTTCAAACGTGCTTGAATCTATTAATTTAATTGCCGATTCTTGCCATAGTTTTGTCGATAACTGTGTAAATGGTATTGAGGCAAACCATGCAAGACTTAAGCAGCTTATGGAGCAGTCCCTAATGCTGGTTACAGCCCTTAACCCACATATTGGCTATGACAACGCAGCTAAAATTGCTAAAAAAGCCCATAAAGAAGGCACATCCCTGAAAGAGGCAGCTTTATCTTTAGGACTACTTACCGATGATCAGTATAATGCATGGGTAAAACCAGAAGATATGGTTTGA
- a CDS encoding addiction module toxin RelE, translating to MVWAIEFDKRAIKDLKKLNVNDRKDIIDYLKNIITSNKTPTLFGKPLTNDKVGLWRYRVGKYRVICQLKKETLILLVVRVGKRDEIYKN from the coding sequence TTGGTTTGGGCAATTGAATTTGATAAAAGAGCTATTAAAGATCTCAAAAAGCTTAATGTAAATGACAGAAAAGATATAATTGATTACTTAAAAAATATTATAACCTCTAATAAAACGCCAACTTTATTTGGTAAGCCATTAACAAATGACAAAGTTGGTTTATGGCGTTATAGAGTTGGGAAATATAGAGTAATCTGTCAGCTTAAAAAAGAAACTCTTATACTGTTAGTAGTTAGAGTCGGCAAAAGGGATGAAATATATAAAAACTAA
- a CDS encoding anti-toxin: protein MTNLTVRLPDDLHQRLETLCMETDRQKSYYIKQALEEYLEEKEDYLIALGRLTKPGITISLEEAEKELGLD from the coding sequence ATGACTAATTTAACTGTAAGATTACCAGACGATTTACATCAAAGATTAGAGACTCTTTGTATGGAAACTGACCGTCAAAAAAGCTACTATATAAAACAAGCTTTAGAAGAGTATTTAGAAGAGAAAGAGGATTACCTTATTGCTCTAGGAAGACTTACTAAACCAGGTATTACCATTAGTTTAGAAGAAGCAGAGAAAGAACTTGGCTTAGACTAA
- a CDS encoding undecaprenyldiphospho-muramoylpentapeptide beta-N-acetylglucosaminyltransferase yields the protein MKHKRIHIVIAAGGTGGHIIPAIALKDNLINLGHKVTFITDKRFENYGFKEDDNFIKLDIPKFSKNPFKLIHFAFKVLALSLRVSNTFNKIKPGIIIGFGGYPTLPALIAGWLNKIKMAIHEQNTVLGRSNKLFLPFVKVVATTFPDIINFPNKHRNKLFLTGMPIRSEIEAIASLPYPAINENTKLNILVIGGSQGAKVFADVVPEAISMLDKNQRARLRINQQCHSADEISSVEERYKSMGVNAEVSLFFKDMPHKIAPAHLVISRAGASSVSEMLLCNKPCVLVPYPHAKDNHQLYNAKHLENIGLAWVIEQSYFSAESLSNIFRQILINPEILHTKSETARNKQTFSSTSSLANMLVVEATQD from the coding sequence ATGAAACATAAGAGAATACATATAGTAATAGCCGCAGGTGGTACTGGTGGTCATATAATCCCGGCAATTGCACTCAAAGATAATTTAATTAACCTAGGGCATAAAGTTACATTTATTACAGATAAAAGATTTGAAAATTATGGCTTTAAAGAAGATGATAACTTTATAAAATTAGATATTCCTAAATTTTCTAAAAACCCTTTCAAGCTTATTCATTTTGCTTTTAAAGTTTTAGCTTTATCTCTGAGAGTTTCAAACACTTTCAACAAGATAAAGCCAGGTATTATTATTGGTTTTGGCGGGTATCCTACGCTTCCCGCCTTAATTGCAGGCTGGCTAAACAAAATAAAAATGGCAATTCATGAACAAAATACAGTACTTGGTAGAAGTAACAAACTTTTCCTGCCTTTTGTTAAGGTAGTTGCCACAACCTTCCCTGATATCATTAATTTTCCTAACAAGCACCGCAATAAATTATTCCTAACTGGAATGCCAATACGTTCTGAAATTGAAGCTATTGCAAGCCTGCCTTACCCTGCAATTAATGAGAATACTAAACTGAATATACTTGTTATTGGAGGAAGCCAAGGGGCTAAAGTATTTGCAGACGTGGTTCCTGAAGCAATATCAATGCTAGATAAAAACCAAAGGGCAAGACTGCGTATTAACCAGCAGTGCCACTCAGCTGATGAAATAAGTAGCGTTGAAGAAAGATATAAATCTATGGGCGTTAATGCTGAGGTTTCTTTATTTTTCAAAGATATGCCACATAAAATTGCTCCTGCCCATTTAGTTATTTCAAGAGCTGGAGCATCTTCGGTTTCAGAAATGCTGTTATGTAATAAACCTTGCGTTTTAGTCCCTTACCCACATGCAAAAGATAACCATCAGCTATATAATGCTAAACACTTAGAAAATATCGGTCTTGCGTGGGTTATAGAGCAGTCTTATTTTTCAGCAGAATCACTTTCAAATATATTCAGACAGATCCTAATAAATCCTGAAATTTTGCACACTAAATCTGAAACAGCAAGAAACAAACAAACCTTCAGCTCTACATCATCACTAGCGAATATGTTGGTAGTAGAGGCAACGCAGGATTAG
- a CDS encoding cell division protein FtsW: MRNTFIGQWWWSVDRFSFVIILIMIAFSAFMVATASPAVAERIGLESFFFIRKQIVYLSVALVTLFVISTFSPKNIKLLGATGFATGILLMVAVLFVGTEVKGATRWISLGGFSMQPSEFIKPFFTVIVAWILSKKYEHEHFPAFTTTTFIYFTLVVLLLLQPDLGMTVTITIIWIGQMFVAGLSIVWLIASGMGGLLLVGLSYLFLPHVTKRIDNYLNPEASENYQVTRSLEAFMNGGLYGTGPGEGLVKQHIPDSHTDFIFAVVGEELGLLTCIIIISLYATIVVRGFINLTNESDKFSAFTITGLLIQFGTQSMINMGVTLNLLPTKGMTLPFISYGGSSMISVAIAIGILLALSKRKFGSHLYHKIRRTSYKLRELQ, translated from the coding sequence ATGAGGAATACTTTCATAGGACAATGGTGGTGGTCTGTTGATAGGTTTTCTTTTGTAATTATTCTTATAATGATTGCATTTAGTGCCTTTATGGTGGCTACTGCAAGCCCTGCTGTCGCTGAAAGGATTGGCTTAGAATCGTTTTTCTTCATTAGAAAGCAAATTGTATATTTAAGCGTTGCACTTGTTACTCTTTTTGTCATTTCTACATTTTCGCCCAAAAACATCAAATTACTTGGTGCAACTGGCTTTGCTACTGGCATTTTACTAATGGTAGCTGTTTTATTCGTAGGAACTGAAGTAAAAGGCGCAACTCGTTGGATTAGCTTAGGAGGTTTTAGTATGCAGCCTTCTGAGTTTATAAAGCCCTTTTTTACGGTAATAGTCGCATGGATACTTTCAAAAAAGTATGAACATGAACATTTTCCAGCTTTTACAACTACAACCTTTATATATTTTACTTTAGTTGTATTGTTATTATTGCAACCTGACTTAGGGATGACCGTTACAATTACCATTATCTGGATTGGTCAGATGTTTGTTGCGGGACTATCGATTGTCTGGCTTATTGCATCTGGAATGGGCGGTTTATTACTTGTTGGATTATCATACTTATTTTTACCGCACGTAACAAAGCGTATAGACAATTATTTAAACCCCGAAGCCTCTGAAAACTATCAGGTAACCAGATCCTTAGAGGCATTTATGAATGGTGGTCTTTACGGTACAGGACCTGGCGAAGGTTTAGTAAAGCAGCATATACCAGACTCTCATACTGACTTTATCTTTGCTGTAGTTGGTGAAGAATTAGGTCTTTTAACATGTATTATTATCATAAGTTTATATGCAACCATAGTTGTTAGAGGCTTTATTAACCTTACTAACGAATCTGATAAATTCTCAGCTTTCACAATCACTGGGCTTTTGATCCAGTTTGGTACGCAGTCTATGATTAATATGGGCGTTACATTAAATTTATTACCGACCAAAGGTATGACATTGCCGTTTATTAGTTATGGCGGTTCTTCAATGATTTCTGTTGCAATTGCAATAGGTATACTTCTTGCTTTATCAAAACGAAAATTTGGTTCACACTTATATCATAAAATAAGAAGAACCTCTTATAAGCTGAGGGAACTACAATGA
- a CDS encoding fructose-bisphosphatase, class II produces MILNSLVSAFNSDHNKKLERLIFDAVYVTESAAVACYPMIGKGDEKEADQQAVNAMRAALNKISISGKIVIGEGERDEAPMLYIGEEVGCGDGPSVDIAVDPLEGTTLCAHAAPNSIAVMAMGESGTLLNAPDVYMDKIAVGIKNFPKDALSLDNTPGMNLKEIARFKNCDISELSVMILNRPRHQELIAKVREAGARVMLIKDGDVAASIATTSSKAGIDAYMGIGGAPEGVLAAAALKVCGGHFLGRLLFSNEEQQERLKTMGTDDFNKQYTLDEMVKGDVIFVATGVTTGSMLKGITKTRDYIKTHSIVMHYETKTIRNIHNKIYL; encoded by the coding sequence ATGATTTTAAATAGCCTGGTTTCAGCTTTTAATTCAGATCACAATAAAAAATTAGAACGTTTAATCTTTGATGCTGTATATGTTACAGAGTCAGCTGCGGTTGCATGTTACCCAATGATAGGCAAAGGTGATGAAAAAGAAGCCGATCAGCAGGCAGTAAACGCTATGAGAGCAGCTTTAAACAAAATCTCTATTTCCGGCAAAATTGTTATTGGCGAAGGCGAAAGAGACGAAGCTCCAATGCTTTATATTGGTGAAGAAGTGGGGTGTGGCGATGGACCTAGCGTTGATATTGCGGTTGATCCTTTAGAAGGCACTACACTTTGCGCCCATGCTGCGCCAAACTCTATTGCAGTTATGGCTATGGGTGAGTCTGGAACACTTCTAAATGCGCCAGATGTATACATGGATAAAATTGCAGTTGGTATTAAAAACTTCCCAAAAGACGCATTAAGCCTAGATAATACACCAGGCATGAACCTTAAAGAAATTGCTAGGTTCAAAAATTGCGATATTAGCGAATTATCGGTAATGATTTTAAATCGTCCAAGACATCAGGAACTTATTGCTAAAGTTAGAGAAGCAGGCGCAAGAGTTATGTTAATTAAAGACGGTGACGTTGCAGCAAGTATAGCAACTACTAGCTCAAAAGCAGGAATTGACGCATATATGGGTATTGGTGGCGCTCCTGAAGGGGTTTTAGCGGCAGCTGCACTTAAAGTTTGCGGCGGTCATTTCCTTGGAAGACTTTTATTTTCTAATGAAGAACAACAAGAACGCCTTAAAACAATGGGAACCGATGACTTTAATAAACAATATACATTAGACGAAATGGTTAAAGGTGACGTAATATTTGTTGCAACAGGTGTTACAACAGGATCAATGCTGAAAGGCATTACCAAAACACGTGACTATATTAAAACACATTCAATTGTTATGCATTATGAAACTAAGACTATTAGAAATATTCATAACAAAATATATTTATAA
- a CDS encoding UDP-N-acetylmuramate--L-alanine ligase, translating into MFLMSRNLISSRFGIVHFIGIGGIGMSGIAEILHNLGCNVQGSDLNLNAQAKRLEDLGMKIMIGHTAENVKGASVVVRSSAVKMDNPEIVEARKLGIPIIQRAEMLAELMRFKFSVSVAGTHGKTTTTSLVACLFEAENLSPTVINGGIINSKLTNAYVGESDYLIAEADESDGSFMKLPTSIAIVTNINEDHMDFYKSIDDIYQAFKVYVENIPFYGFAVVCKDHPLSAKLAEDVVDRKVLTYAIENQADIRATNIRMQESGYLFDVEVSNKVKGGGKVIKDCYIPMLGMHNILNSLAAMAIGIELGFKEQTIQNGFRSFQGVKRRFTLTGEVEGVRVYDDYAHHPEEIRATVEIARSVAEGTKGKVIGVFQPHRYTRLKKLFSDFVKAFDRVDVLVIADIYSAGEQPIENVSKDILIEAIRQHNNKLSIISMDSQEKLPEIISANSAKGDVVLCMGAGNITTWANNLPNQLRNAKVS; encoded by the coding sequence ATGTTTTTAATGTCGCGTAATCTTATTTCTTCAAGGTTTGGCATAGTTCATTTTATCGGTATAGGTGGTATCGGTATGAGTGGTATTGCAGAAATTTTGCATAATTTAGGCTGTAATGTTCAGGGATCTGACCTTAATTTAAATGCTCAGGCTAAAAGACTAGAGGATTTAGGTATGAAAATAATGATAGGTCACACTGCTGAGAATGTAAAAGGCGCTTCGGTAGTTGTAAGATCATCTGCGGTCAAAATGGATAATCCCGAAATTGTTGAGGCTAGAAAACTTGGCATACCTATTATTCAAAGAGCTGAGATGCTGGCAGAACTTATGCGATTTAAGTTTTCGGTGTCAGTTGCAGGAACTCACGGTAAAACTACAACAACATCACTTGTCGCGTGTTTATTTGAAGCTGAAAACTTATCTCCAACTGTAATTAATGGTGGCATAATAAACTCTAAACTTACAAATGCTTATGTTGGTGAAAGTGATTATTTAATAGCAGAAGCCGATGAATCGGATGGATCATTTATGAAACTTCCAACTTCAATAGCGATTGTAACTAATATTAACGAAGACCATATGGACTTTTACAAGTCTATCGATGATATTTATCAGGCATTTAAAGTTTATGTAGAAAATATACCTTTTTACGGTTTTGCAGTTGTTTGTAAGGATCACCCATTATCTGCCAAACTTGCTGAAGACGTAGTAGATAGAAAAGTACTTACCTATGCTATTGAAAATCAGGCAGATATTAGGGCTACAAATATTCGTATGCAAGAATCAGGCTATTTATTTGATGTGGAAGTGTCAAATAAAGTTAAGGGCGGGGGCAAAGTTATTAAAGACTGCTATATTCCGATGCTAGGCATGCACAATATTCTAAACTCTCTGGCTGCAATGGCAATTGGTATTGAGCTTGGATTTAAAGAGCAGACAATTCAGAATGGATTTAGATCCTTCCAGGGTGTGAAAAGAAGATTTACATTAACAGGCGAAGTTGAAGGCGTTAGAGTGTATGATGACTATGCTCACCATCCAGAAGAAATCAGAGCAACAGTAGAAATTGCAAGAAGTGTTGCAGAAGGTACTAAAGGTAAGGTAATTGGCGTATTCCAGCCACACAGATATACAAGGCTTAAAAAACTGTTTTCTGATTTTGTAAAAGCATTCGACAGAGTTGATGTTTTAGTTATAGCGGATATTTATTCGGCAGGTGAGCAGCCAATTGAAAATGTATCAAAAGATATTTTGATTGAGGCAATCAGGCAGCATAATAATAAACTTTCTATAATATCCATGGACTCGCAAGAAAAATTGCCTGAAATTATTTCAGCTAACTCGGCGAAAGGTGATGTGGTTTTATGTATGGGTGCAGGAAACATTACTACTTGGGCTAATAATTTGCCAAATCAGCTTAGAAATGCTAAAGTCTCTTAA
- a CDS encoding UDP-N-acetylenolpyruvoylglucosamine reductase has translation MSRENLSLPEVRGSYRFDADLSKTTWFRVGGKAQVLFKPEDEDDLSYFMANKPDELPIFVLGVGSNILIRDGGIKGVVIKLGKNFANISHESNIINCGAACLDVNVANYAMQNNVGGLEFLVGVPGTIGGAIRMNAGAYGRETSEVLSLANAVNSKGEQITLSNHDFGFKYRGSKAPKDLIFTSATFEGNFEDSGIIKQKMDDISKSREESQPIRSRTGGSTFKNPEGAKAWELIDKVGLRGYSIGGAQFSEKHCNFLINTGNASAKDIESLGELARARVRDAFGIDLEWEIKIIGDANE, from the coding sequence ATGAGTCGTGAAAATTTGAGTTTACCCGAAGTAAGAGGATCTTACAGATTTGATGCTGACCTCTCTAAAACAACATGGTTTAGAGTTGGGGGAAAGGCACAGGTTTTATTTAAGCCTGAAGACGAAGATGACTTATCGTATTTTATGGCAAATAAGCCAGATGAATTACCTATTTTTGTTCTTGGGGTGGGGTCTAATATTTTAATTCGTGATGGCGGTATAAAAGGTGTAGTTATAAAGCTTGGTAAAAATTTTGCTAATATTTCTCATGAAAGTAATATTATAAATTGTGGCGCTGCCTGCTTAGATGTTAATGTTGCAAACTATGCTATGCAAAATAATGTTGGAGGTCTTGAATTTTTAGTTGGAGTTCCAGGAACAATAGGCGGCGCTATAAGAATGAACGCAGGCGCTTATGGCAGAGAAACATCTGAAGTTTTAAGCTTAGCAAATGCTGTAAATTCAAAAGGTGAGCAAATAACCCTTAGCAACCATGATTTTGGCTTTAAATACAGGGGGTCAAAAGCTCCAAAAGACCTTATTTTTACATCAGCAACATTTGAAGGTAATTTTGAAGATTCAGGCATAATTAAGCAAAAAATGGACGATATATCTAAGTCACGTGAAGAATCTCAGCCAATAAGAAGCAGAACAGGTGGTAGTACGTTTAAAAACCCAGAAGGTGCAAAAGCATGGGAGCTTATTGATAAAGTTGGACTTAGAGGTTATAGTATAGGCGGTGCGCAGTTTTCAGAAAAACATTGTAACTTTTTAATAAATACGGGTAATGCTTCTGCAAAAGATATTGAGTCATTAGGTGAGCTTGCAAGAGCAAGGGTAAGAGACGCCTTTGGGATAGATTTGGAATGGGAAATTAAAATTATTGGGGATGCTAATGAATAA
- a CDS encoding cell division protein FtsA, producing the protein MIKSDNVAVIDIGSSKIVCAVAKYNDTAETLDIISLNYQMSRGVKAGKIVDINLASQAISEVISGAEESLHAKIDDVFVAISGGKISSHIISSKISINDNYIKEKDINRAIKIALDNINQEQYEIIHYIPTEYVVDEVTGISNPIGMVGKKLTCKINVILAPASIIQNLDNCFSRSQVNIADIVVGAYASGLGVLSNNEKEQGITLIDIGAMITTIAVYENSIIKYIDTIPVGSHHITNDIQMAFNISYLQAEKLKILHGSAAPIEDDGRTTIEIDLNDNNQSNYITKRELSEVIVARVDEIVEMITNKINNVNFSYSSQNIVITGGGASLFGMPDYLSNKLHRKVTVGLPRSLVAMTNNWDLFNSDPAFATTAGLVNYAAKKISMRKNNFFISKSGGVLSKIKNIFGKSKIA; encoded by the coding sequence ATGATAAAAAGTGATAATGTTGCTGTTATAGATATTGGAAGTTCAAAAATTGTTTGTGCGGTAGCAAAATATAATGATACTGCTGAAACTTTAGATATAATATCGCTAAATTATCAAATGTCTAGGGGTGTGAAGGCAGGTAAAATTGTTGATATAAACCTTGCGTCTCAGGCAATATCAGAAGTAATTTCTGGAGCTGAAGAATCACTGCACGCAAAAATTGATGACGTTTTTGTTGCAATATCAGGCGGGAAAATAAGCTCTCATATTATATCGTCTAAAATCTCTATTAATGATAATTATATCAAAGAAAAAGACATCAACCGCGCTATTAAAATAGCTCTTGATAATATCAATCAGGAACAATATGAGATTATTCATTATATACCTACAGAATATGTTGTAGATGAAGTTACAGGGATTAGCAACCCAATTGGGATGGTTGGTAAAAAGCTCACTTGCAAAATTAATGTGATTCTTGCGCCTGCATCTATTATTCAAAATCTTGATAATTGTTTTTCAAGGTCTCAGGTAAACATTGCTGACATTGTAGTTGGTGCTTATGCTTCAGGTCTGGGCGTTTTAAGCAATAATGAAAAAGAGCAAGGAATTACGCTTATTGATATTGGTGCTATGATTACAACAATAGCGGTGTATGAAAACTCAATTATTAAGTATATTGATACTATACCTGTAGGAAGTCATCATATAACTAATGACATTCAGATGGCTTTTAACATAAGTTATTTGCAAGCAGAAAAACTGAAAATTTTACATGGTTCAGCTGCCCCAATCGAAGATGATGGTAGAACTACAATCGAAATTGATCTAAATGATAATAACCAAAGCAATTATATTACTAAGCGTGAACTTTCTGAGGTGATTGTTGCCAGGGTTGATGAGATTGTTGAGATGATCACCAACAAAATAAATAACGTGAATTTCTCATATTCTTCTCAAAATATAGTTATTACAGGTGGTGGGGCGTCACTTTTTGGTATGCCTGACTATTTATCTAATAAGCTTCATAGAAAGGTTACCGTAGGGCTTCCTAGGAGCTTAGTTGCTATGACAAATAACTGGGACTTATTTAATAGCGACCCAGCTTTTGCAACAACGGCTGGTCTTGTAAACTATGCCGCTAAGAAAATTTCCATGCGTAAAAACAACTTTTTTATATCAAAAAGTGGCGGCGTTTTAAGTAAAATTAAAAATATCTTTGGAAAATCCAAGATCGCCTAA